A section of the Acanthochromis polyacanthus isolate Apoly-LR-REF ecotype Palm Island chromosome 13, KAUST_Apoly_ChrSc, whole genome shotgun sequence genome encodes:
- the LOC127536922 gene encoding LOW QUALITY PROTEIN: WD repeat and FYVE domain-containing protein 1-like (The sequence of the model RefSeq protein was modified relative to this genomic sequence to represent the inferred CDS: inserted 1 base in 1 codon): protein MAAEIHSRPXTARPVLLNKIEGHSDAVNAAVLIPKEDGVITVSEDRTIRVWLKRDSGQYWPSIYHTVSSPCSCMSYHHDSRRIFIGQDNGAVVEFLISEDFNKMNHVKTYPAHQNRVSDMVFSLESEWVVSTGHDKSVSWMCTQSGSMLGRHYFTAWASCLQYDHETQHAFVGDYSGQITLLKLEKQTYSTITTLKGHEGSIGTLWWDPVQRLLFSGASDHSVIMWDIGGRKGRTLLLQGHHERVQSIRYLQLTRQLVSCSADGGIAVWNMDTQREEAPQWLDSDSCQKCEQPFFWNIKQMWDTKTLGLRQHHCRKCGKAVCGKCSSKRSTFPIMGFEFPVRVCDACFDTIKEEDRTPLATFHEGKHNIAHMDMDPSRGLMVTCGSDRIVKIWDMTQVVGCSLATGFSPR from the exons ATGGCTGCGGAGATTCATTCAAGGC AGACGGCCAGACCGGTCCTTCTCAACAAGATCGAGGGCCACTCAGACGCCGTCAATGCAGCCGTTTTAATACCCAAAGAGGATGGAGTTATCACCGTTAGCGAGGACAG AACCATCCGGGTGTGGCTGAAGAGAGACAGCGGTCAATACTGGCCGAGCATCTACCACACAGTGTCCT CTCCATGTTCTTGCATGTCGTACCACCACGACAGCAGACGCATCTTCATAGGACAGGACAATGGAGCTGTTGTG GAGTTTCTCATCTCTGAAGATTTCAACAAGATGAACCACGTCAAAACATATCCAG caCACCAGAACCGCGTGTCAGATATGGTGTTCTCCCTGGAGAGTGAGTGGGTGGTGAGTACTGGCCATGACAAGAGTGTGAGCTGGATGTGCACCCAGAGTGGCAGCATGCTGGGGAGACATTACTTCACTGCCTGGGCCTCCTGCCTGCA ATACGATCACGAGACGCAGCATGCCTTTGTTGGCGATTACTCCGGACAGATCACCCTGCTGAAACTGGAGAAGCAGACGTACTCCACCATCACTACACTGAAGGGTCACGAAG GTAGTATAGGAACCCTGTGGTGGGACCCTGTCCAGAGGCTGCTCTTCTCAGGGGCCTCTGACCACAGTGTCATCATGTGGGACATCGGGGGCCGCAAAGGACGAACGCTACTGTTGCAGGGACATCA TGAGCGTGTTCAGTCCATACGTTACCTCCAGCTGACGAGGCAGCTGGTTTCGTGCTCAGCCGATGGAGGCATCGCAGTATGGAACatggacacacagagagaagag GCGCCTCAATGGTTAGACAGCGACTCTTGTCAGAAGTGTGAGCAGCCTTTCTTCTGGAATATCAAGCAGATGTGGGATACTAAGACTCTGGGGCTCAGACAG CACCACTGCAGGAAGTGTGGCAAAGCCGTGTGTGGAAAATGTAGCTCTAAACGCTCCACGTTCCCAATCATGGGCTTCGAGTTCCCTGTGCGGGTGTGTGACGCCTGCTTCGACACCATCAAGGAAGAAGA TCGAACACCGTTGGCCACTTTCCATGAGGGGAAACACAACATCGCCCACATGGACATGGACCCATCCAGAGGCCTCATGGTCACTTGTGGAAGCGACCGCATTGTTAAG ATCTGGGATATGACACAGGTGGTTGGCTGTAGCTTAGCAACAGGCTTCTCCCCGCGCTGA
- the LOC110971994 gene encoding dehydrogenase/reductase SDR family member 12-like, translating into MSLYRNSAWFLKGVTEFTRKAFLAASKRFVEKDLEVSLAGRSFMITGSNSGIGKATAMAIAKRGGTIHMVCRNKDKAEEARADIVKETGNKEVYVHILDLSETKKVWEFAESFKRKYKTLNVLINNAGSIMSQRDVNAEGLEKSFAVNVLGVYILTKSLIPLLEKSPDPRVITVSSGGMLVQKLRTGNLQSERGRYDGTMVYAQHKRQQVVMTEQLAKTHANIHFSVMHPGWVDTPAVANAMPDFHQSMKESLRTPEQGADTVVWLAVSEAATTNPSGRFYQDRKMVSTHLPLAWTHSSSLEEQKLMSLLEDLAKTFQPH; encoded by the exons ATGTCTCTGTACCGCAACTCCGCCTGGTTCCTGAAGGGAGTGACCGAGTTCACCAG GAAGGCCTTCTTGGCAGCTTCCAAACGGTTTGTGGAGAAGGACCTGGAGGTGTCCCTGGCTGGACGCTCCTTCATGATAACAGGATCCAACAGTGGCATCGGGAAAGCCACAGCCATGGCCATCGCTAAGAGAG GTGGAACGATCCACATGGTGTGCAGGAACAAGGACAAGGCCGAGGAGGCGAGGGCTGATATTGTCAAGGAGACGGGAAACAAA GAGGTCTACGTCCACATCCTGGACCTGTCTGAGACCAAGAAGGTCTGGGAGTTTGCTGAGTCCTTCAAGAGGAAGTACAAGACCCTCAATGTACTG ATCAATAACGCAGGCTCCATCATGAGTCAGAGGGATGTGAACGCCGAGGGCCTGGAGAAGAGCTTCGCCGTCAACGTCCTGG GGGTTTACATTCTAACCAAGAGCCTCATTCCACTGCTGGAGAAGAGCCCAGATCCCAGAGTG ATCACCGTGTCATCAGGGGGGATGCTGGTGCAGAAGCTCAGGACAGgaaacctgcagtctgagagagGTCGCTACGACGGCACCATGGTCTACGCCCAGCACAAA agGCAGCAGGTGGTGATGACAGAGCAGCTGGCAAAGACTCACGCTAACATCCACTTCTCCGTCATGCATCCAGGCTGGGTGGACACTCCAG CGGTGGCCAACGCCATGCCGGACTTCCATCAGTCTATGAAAGAGAGCCTGCGGACCCCGGAGCAGGGGGCTGACACCGTGGTGTGGCTGGCCGTCTCTGAGGCTGCTACCACGAACCCCAGCGGACGCTTCTATCAGG atcGAAAGATGGTGTCCACCCACCTGCCGCTGGCCTGGACCCACAGCTCCTCTCTGGAGGAGCAGAAGTTAATGTCACTGCTGGAGGACTTGGCCAAGACGTTTCAGCCACACTGA